Proteins found in one Arthrobacter sp. U41 genomic segment:
- a CDS encoding MarR family winged helix-turn-helix transcriptional regulator, with translation MAVAPDTAARLVHQIFDLQRAVRCVAAVKLRGEDTGVALQGVLRFVGEGETRATRFAERLGVSAPVLSRHIAELEEQGHVVRRPDPLDGRAQLVALSVSGVAKLRSIEDQLAAALLGFLQDWSEQDIEETTKTLQKLAESLRTAARATTAGSINTTDIV, from the coding sequence ATGGCCGTTGCGCCGGACACCGCAGCCAGACTCGTCCATCAGATCTTCGACCTGCAGCGCGCCGTACGATGCGTCGCCGCGGTCAAACTGCGCGGGGAGGACACCGGTGTGGCGCTCCAGGGCGTACTGCGCTTCGTGGGGGAGGGGGAAACCCGCGCCACCCGGTTTGCCGAGCGGCTTGGCGTCAGCGCGCCGGTCCTCAGCCGGCACATCGCCGAGCTGGAGGAACAGGGCCACGTGGTCCGCCGGCCCGACCCGCTGGACGGGCGGGCGCAGCTGGTCGCGCTCTCCGTATCAGGAGTCGCGAAACTCCGCTCCATTGAGGACCAGCTCGCCGCCGCCCTCCTTGGCTTCCTGCAGGACTGGAGTGAGCAGGACATCGAAGAGACAACGAAAACCTTGCAGAAACTTGCTGAGTCCCTCAGGACGGCAGCCCGGGCAACGACGGCCGGTTCCATCAATACGACCGACATTGTTTAA
- a CDS encoding thiamine pyrophosphate-binding protein, protein MTGVRNGGDLVVETLEALGAKTVFGIPGQHALGLFDAMGRGNLHFVSSRVENNSAFAADGYSRATGEVGVLFLSTGPGALTSLAGLQEAYATGVPMVVVASQIPLEGLGARRKGMLHQLDDQKASAANVTKSQRLIQHASGIPSAIQDAWTEAISSPQGPVWLEIPQNVLLDPIMVPPVEDALAEAADNPPRVELIREAVKWLSTAERPAIIAGGGTRRGRAEKSLRSIAEKLRAPVICTPGGNGAFPWNHELSLQSWIEDEYMTELLEDADVLIVVGSSLGEVTSNYFTFAPRGRIIQIDAEPRVLESNRPGLGIRADAGQALAALDAALDAALAEPRQGHADWHGAPPETLVKETLAKVKARLESQDLGKELKFMADIREAVPSAMQTFWDMTISAYWAWSCWDAREGQFHSAQGAGGLGFGFPAAIGGAVGLETTGKPGSSARVLAVSGDGSAMYSISELATARQHNVPVTWLIVDDGGYGILREYMVGAFGKATATELARPDFVKLAEAFGVPAVRVAPEDVGDALRAGFAADGPNVVVVETLLRMFAPTHVEV, encoded by the coding sequence GTGACCGGCGTGCGCAACGGCGGCGACCTCGTCGTAGAGACCCTCGAAGCGCTCGGCGCCAAAACCGTCTTCGGCATCCCCGGCCAGCATGCCCTGGGTCTCTTCGACGCGATGGGCCGCGGAAACCTGCACTTCGTCTCCTCCCGCGTGGAGAACAACTCGGCCTTCGCCGCGGACGGATACTCCCGCGCCACCGGCGAAGTCGGTGTCCTCTTCCTTTCCACCGGCCCCGGCGCACTGACCTCCCTGGCGGGGCTGCAGGAGGCCTACGCCACTGGCGTCCCCATGGTGGTCGTCGCGAGCCAGATCCCGCTGGAAGGACTGGGAGCCCGCCGCAAAGGCATGCTGCACCAGCTCGATGACCAGAAAGCCTCGGCCGCGAACGTCACCAAGAGCCAGCGGCTGATCCAGCACGCCTCCGGCATCCCCTCCGCCATCCAGGACGCCTGGACCGAGGCGATCTCCTCGCCGCAGGGCCCCGTCTGGCTGGAAATCCCGCAGAACGTCCTGCTGGATCCCATCATGGTGCCCCCGGTGGAGGACGCCCTCGCCGAGGCGGCAGACAACCCGCCCCGAGTGGAACTCATCCGCGAGGCCGTGAAATGGCTCTCGACCGCGGAACGTCCCGCCATCATCGCCGGCGGCGGCACCCGCCGCGGCCGGGCCGAGAAATCGCTGCGCTCCATTGCGGAGAAACTGCGGGCCCCGGTCATCTGCACCCCCGGCGGCAACGGTGCGTTCCCCTGGAACCACGAGCTCTCCCTGCAGTCCTGGATCGAGGACGAGTACATGACGGAGCTGCTCGAGGACGCCGACGTGCTGATCGTCGTCGGCTCCTCGCTTGGCGAAGTCACGTCCAACTACTTCACCTTCGCGCCGCGCGGCAGGATCATCCAGATCGATGCCGAACCGCGCGTGCTGGAATCCAACCGCCCCGGCCTCGGCATCCGGGCCGACGCCGGCCAGGCGCTCGCGGCCCTCGACGCGGCCCTCGACGCCGCCCTGGCGGAGCCGCGCCAAGGGCACGCGGACTGGCACGGCGCCCCGCCCGAAACTCTGGTCAAGGAAACCCTGGCCAAGGTCAAGGCCCGGCTGGAATCGCAGGACCTCGGCAAGGAACTGAAGTTCATGGCGGACATCAGGGAAGCCGTTCCCTCCGCCATGCAGACCTTCTGGGACATGACCATTTCGGCCTACTGGGCCTGGAGCTGCTGGGACGCCCGCGAGGGCCAGTTCCACTCCGCCCAGGGTGCCGGCGGACTCGGCTTCGGCTTCCCCGCGGCGATTGGCGGCGCCGTCGGCCTCGAAACCACCGGCAAGCCCGGCAGTTCAGCCCGGGTGCTGGCCGTCTCCGGCGACGGCTCGGCGATGTACTCCATCTCCGAGCTGGCCACGGCCAGGCAGCATAATGTCCCCGTCACCTGGCTGATTGTCGACGACGGCGGCTACGGCATCCTGCGCGAATACATGGTCGGGGCGTTCGGCAAGGCCACGGCCACCGAGCTCGCCCGTCCTGATTTCGTCAAGCTGGCCGAGGCCTTCGGGGTACCGGCCGTCCGGGTTGCGCCCGAAGACGTCGGGGACGCGCTTAGGGCTGGTTTCGCCGCAGACGGGCCGAACGTCGTCGTCGTCGAAACTCTGCTCCGGATGTTCGCCCCCACCCACGTGGAGGTCTGA
- the speB gene encoding agmatinase, with amino-acid sequence MEELRIEANGNLGPIDSSRIPRYAGAATYARLPRLDQVAKADVTVVGVPFDSGVSYRPGARFGSNHIREASRLLRPYNPAWDVSPFENIQVADAGDMAVNPFNIHEAIEAIQQNALDLTASGSKLLTLGGDHTIALPLLRAAAERAGGPVALLHFDAHLDTWDTYFGAEYTHGTPFRRAVEEGILDTEAISHIGTRGPLYGKKDLDDDHRFGFGIVTSADVYYQGVLETVAKVRDRIGNRPLYISVDIDVLDPAHAPGTGTPEAGGITSRELLEIIRGLRGMNLVGADVVEVAPAYDHADITGVAASHVAFELVTLMADRAVEGDRFGAASGYAAQALGQEPRRPAGFAAPAAGRVESGVSQ; translated from the coding sequence TTGGAAGAGCTGCGCATCGAGGCCAATGGCAACCTTGGCCCCATCGATTCATCCCGCATTCCGCGCTACGCGGGAGCCGCCACCTATGCGCGCCTGCCGCGGCTGGACCAGGTCGCCAAGGCCGACGTCACGGTTGTCGGCGTCCCCTTCGACTCGGGCGTCTCGTACCGCCCCGGCGCCCGCTTCGGGTCCAACCACATCCGCGAAGCCAGCAGGCTGCTGCGCCCGTACAACCCGGCGTGGGACGTCAGCCCCTTCGAGAACATCCAGGTTGCCGACGCCGGCGACATGGCGGTCAACCCCTTCAACATCCATGAAGCGATCGAGGCCATCCAGCAGAACGCGCTGGACCTGACCGCCTCCGGCAGCAAGCTGCTGACCCTCGGCGGGGACCACACCATCGCGCTGCCGCTGCTCCGCGCCGCCGCCGAACGCGCCGGCGGGCCCGTCGCCCTGCTGCATTTCGACGCGCACCTGGACACCTGGGACACCTACTTCGGCGCCGAATACACCCACGGCACGCCCTTCCGCCGCGCCGTCGAGGAAGGCATCCTGGATACCGAGGCCATCAGCCACATCGGTACCCGCGGCCCGCTGTACGGCAAGAAGGACCTGGACGACGACCACCGGTTTGGCTTCGGCATCGTGACCTCCGCCGACGTCTACTACCAGGGTGTGCTGGAAACCGTCGCCAAGGTGCGCGACCGGATCGGCAACCGCCCGCTCTACATCTCGGTGGACATCGACGTGCTGGACCCCGCCCACGCGCCCGGCACGGGAACGCCGGAAGCGGGCGGCATCACCAGCCGCGAACTGCTGGAAATCATCCGCGGCCTGCGCGGCATGAACCTGGTCGGGGCCGACGTCGTCGAGGTTGCCCCCGCGTACGACCACGCGGACATCACCGGTGTGGCCGCCAGCCACGTGGCCTTTGAACTGGTCACCCTGATGGCGGACCGTGCGGTTGAAGGCGACCGCTTCGGCGCGGCCAGCGGTTACGCTGCCCAGGCCCTCGGGCAGGAACCCCGCCGCCCGGCCGGCTTCGCGGCCCCGGCCGCCGGACGCGTCGAGAGCGGAGTCTCCCAGTGA